Proteins encoded together in one Bradyrhizobium sp. CB82 window:
- a CDS encoding type II 3-dehydroquinate dehydratase, which produces MKKIFILNGSNLNLLGQREPEIYGRTTLAEIRERCIARAKPLGYEIDFRQTNFEGELVESIHQARQEAAGIIVNPAAYTFTSIALLDALKTFDGPKIELHISNVHARESTYHNSLISRTVTGILIGFGANGYELAIDAMGRFLAPA; this is translated from the coding sequence ATGAAGAAAATCTTCATTCTGAACGGATCTAACCTCAACCTCCTGGGCCAGCGCGAGCCCGAGATCTACGGGCGAACCACGCTCGCCGAAATTCGCGAGCGTTGCATCGCCCGCGCCAAGCCGCTTGGCTACGAGATCGACTTCCGTCAGACCAATTTCGAGGGCGAACTGGTTGAGAGCATACATCAGGCGCGCCAAGAGGCCGCAGGTATCATCGTCAATCCGGCCGCCTACACCTTCACCTCGATCGCGCTGTTGGACGCGCTGAAGACCTTCGACGGTCCCAAGATTGAGCTGCATATCTCGAACGTTCATGCGCGCGAGAGCACCTACCACAACTCCCTGATCTCACGCACCGTGACCGGGATCCTGATTGGCTTTGGCGCGAACGGATACGAGCTCGCCATCGATGCCATGGGTCGATTCTTGGCCCCGGCTTGA
- a CDS encoding amino acid ABC transporter ATP-binding protein — MPATVDSQTAIVMDGVNKYFGGFHALKNINFRVGNGERIVLCGPSGSGKSTLVRCINQLETVQSGTIIVDGIDLTAGRKNVDAVRMEVGMVFQQFNLFPHMTVLENCMLAPLKVRGVSRDEARATAKRLLARVQIGEHAEKYPAQLSGGQQQRVAIARALCMNPKIMLFDEPTSALDPEMVKEVLDTMISLAAGGVTMVCVTHEMGFARAVADRVVFMADGEIVEEASPEQFFSAPTHKRTQAFLGQILVH, encoded by the coding sequence ATGCCCGCCACCGTCGATTCCCAAACCGCCATCGTGATGGATGGCGTCAACAAGTACTTTGGCGGATTTCACGCGCTGAAGAACATCAACTTCAGAGTCGGCAACGGCGAGCGTATCGTGCTGTGCGGACCGTCCGGCTCCGGAAAGTCGACCCTCGTGCGTTGCATCAACCAGTTGGAGACCGTGCAGAGCGGCACGATCATCGTCGATGGCATCGATCTGACGGCCGGACGCAAGAACGTCGACGCGGTGCGAATGGAAGTCGGCATGGTGTTCCAGCAATTCAATCTCTTTCCGCACATGACCGTGCTCGAAAACTGCATGCTCGCGCCGTTGAAGGTCCGGGGCGTGTCCCGGGACGAAGCGCGGGCGACGGCGAAACGCCTGCTCGCTCGCGTCCAGATCGGCGAGCACGCGGAGAAGTACCCAGCTCAGTTGTCCGGCGGCCAGCAGCAGCGCGTGGCGATCGCCCGCGCGCTGTGCATGAACCCGAAAATCATGCTGTTCGACGAGCCGACTTCGGCGCTCGACCCGGAAATGGTCAAGGAGGTGCTCGATACAATGATCAGCCTCGCCGCCGGCGGCGTGACCATGGTCTGCGTCACCCACGAGATGGGCTTTGCACGGGCGGTGGCCGACCGAGTGGTCTTCATGGCCGACGGTGAAATCGTCGAAGAGGCGTCCCCCGAACAGTTCTTTTCGGCGCCCACACACAAGCGGACGCAGGCCTTTCTCGGCCAGATTCTCGTCCATTAG
- a CDS encoding transporter substrate-binding domain-containing protein, which produces MSPQRAGAQTIAEIKQRGIVRIGVLSELPPWGFLDASGKPAGYDVEVGELLAKKMGVKAEFVGTTVAARIAQVMTGKVDMLLATMGMYPERAKVVQFTEPYAGMKIILLAKKGQTIEKLEDAAALRIGVVRGGAQDIAITNGLPKSADIRRFDDDSAVIQALITGQVQAVGANTTYMININKIFPNNEFEQKLVLNEQWMGIATKPGQKDLNVWLNTLIDEIRASGELAAVNKKWIDQPLPEFPTKIDGVPFTVQ; this is translated from the coding sequence ATGTCCCCCCAGCGAGCAGGCGCTCAGACGATCGCGGAAATCAAGCAGCGCGGCATAGTCAGGATCGGTGTGTTGTCGGAGTTGCCGCCGTGGGGCTTCCTCGATGCGTCGGGCAAGCCTGCGGGCTATGATGTGGAGGTCGGCGAGCTGCTCGCAAAGAAGATGGGCGTCAAGGCGGAGTTCGTCGGCACGACCGTCGCCGCGCGTATCGCGCAGGTCATGACCGGTAAGGTCGACATGCTGCTTGCGACCATGGGCATGTATCCGGAGCGCGCCAAGGTGGTGCAGTTCACCGAGCCTTATGCCGGCATGAAGATCATCCTGCTTGCCAAGAAGGGCCAGACGATCGAGAAGCTCGAAGACGCAGCCGCTCTTCGCATCGGTGTCGTGCGCGGCGGGGCGCAGGATATTGCAATTACCAACGGCCTGCCCAAGTCCGCCGACATTCGCCGCTTCGACGATGACTCGGCCGTCATCCAGGCCCTAATTACCGGGCAGGTACAGGCCGTCGGCGCAAACACCACCTACATGATCAACATCAACAAGATATTCCCCAACAATGAGTTCGAGCAGAAGCTGGTCTTGAACGAGCAGTGGATGGGTATTGCGACCAAACCCGGCCAGAAGGATCTGAACGTCTGGCTGAACACCCTGATCGACGAAATCCGGGCCAGCGGCGAACTGGCTGCGGTCAACAAAAAGTGGATCGACCAGCCGCTGCCCGAATTCCCGACCAAGATCGACGGCGTTCCCTTTACCGTGCAATAA
- a CDS encoding amino acid ABC transporter permease, which yields MTSLGPAQFHLLLVGTLWTLALSTVGFLFGGLGGLAVALCRTCGLRALERFAAAFIEIFRGTPLLLQLFIVYYGIGLLNISVSPWIAVSIAFMLHASAVLGEIWRGSIEAIPRGQTEAAKALGIHYWSRMRYIILPQALKISLPATIGFLVQLIKGTSLAAIIGFTELSRTGTLLSNITYRPLLIYAIVGLIYFIVCWPLSRLGQAMERRLSPVRSQ from the coding sequence ATCACCTCACTTGGGCCCGCACAGTTTCATCTGCTGCTGGTCGGTACCCTGTGGACGCTGGCCTTGTCGACAGTCGGTTTCCTGTTTGGAGGGCTCGGTGGACTCGCCGTGGCGTTATGCCGGACGTGCGGTTTGAGGGCGCTGGAGCGGTTCGCCGCCGCCTTCATCGAGATATTCCGCGGCACGCCGCTGCTACTGCAATTGTTCATCGTCTACTACGGCATCGGGCTGCTCAACATCTCGGTGAGCCCCTGGATCGCGGTGTCGATTGCATTCATGCTTCACGCGAGCGCCGTTCTTGGCGAGATCTGGCGCGGATCGATCGAAGCGATCCCGCGCGGCCAGACCGAAGCCGCAAAGGCGCTCGGCATCCATTACTGGTCCCGGATGCGCTACATCATCCTGCCGCAAGCGCTTAAGATTTCGCTGCCGGCGACCATCGGCTTCCTGGTTCAGCTTATCAAGGGCACGTCGCTGGCGGCGATCATCGGTTTCACCGAGTTGTCCCGGACCGGAACGCTGCTCTCCAACATCACGTACCGGCCGCTGCTGATCTACGCGATCGTCGGCCTGATCTACTTCATCGTCTGCTGGCCGCTCTCGCGGCTGGGACAGGCGATGGAACGTCGCCTCTCGCCAGTGAGAAGCCAATAA
- a CDS encoding amino acid ABC transporter permease has product MAYAFDFTAVVAHWRELLRGCLLTLQLSLLAMPITLAIAIAAVLVLQMRENISTWLIGTFVEIVRNTPFLVQIFFLYFGLPSIGVRLDPNIAAIIALSLNGAAYTIEILRAGVEAVSRGQIEAGLALGLRPTQIFRYVVLKPALRTVYPAMTSQFIFLMLTSSIASSITATELTHVGAELEAVTFRSFEIYFAIAGLYLLMSFGLSKLFALIGRVGFAYPAR; this is encoded by the coding sequence GTGGCGTACGCCTTCGATTTCACTGCTGTCGTCGCGCATTGGCGCGAACTGCTGAGGGGCTGCCTGCTGACGCTGCAACTGTCGCTGCTTGCGATGCCGATCACGCTCGCGATCGCCATCGCAGCCGTGCTGGTGCTGCAGATGCGGGAGAACATCAGCACCTGGCTCATCGGAACATTCGTCGAGATCGTGCGCAACACACCGTTTCTAGTGCAGATCTTCTTTCTCTACTTCGGACTGCCCAGCATCGGCGTGCGGCTCGATCCAAATATCGCGGCGATCATCGCCCTTAGCCTGAACGGCGCCGCCTATACGATCGAGATCCTGCGCGCTGGCGTGGAGGCGGTGTCGCGCGGCCAGATCGAGGCGGGGCTCGCGCTCGGTCTCAGGCCGACGCAGATCTTCCGCTACGTCGTTCTCAAGCCGGCGCTGCGCACCGTGTATCCGGCGATGACCAGTCAGTTCATCTTTCTGATGCTGACATCGAGCATCGCCTCGTCCATCACAGCTACCGAGCTGACGCACGTCGGTGCGGAGCTCGAGGCCGTGACCTTCCGCAGCTTCGAGATCTACTTCGCGATCGCCGGGCTCTACCTGCTGATGTCCTTTGGGCTCTCCAAGTTGTTTGCGTTGATCGGGCGCGTCGGTTTTGCATATCCGGCACGGTGA
- a CDS encoding LysR family transcriptional regulator, protein MIGDDLQQLQFAIAAADYGSIRQAAELLSDTRSPSRSIRQFEHRIGVTVFDAQRRVCDTADCFD, encoded by the coding sequence TTGATTGGTGATGACCTGCAGCAGCTCCAGTTCGCGATCGCAGCCGCCGATTATGGGAGTATCCGGCAAGCCGCCGAGTTGCTGTCTGACACTCGATCCCCGAGCCGATCTATTCGTCAGTTTGAGCATAGGATCGGCGTCACCGTATTCGATGCGCAAAGGCGCGTTTGCGATACTGCAGACTGTTTCGATTAG
- a CDS encoding helix-turn-helix transcriptional regulator — translation MTPDQSRAARGLLDWSQAELAARSNLSESTIRDFEKGRRIPSINNLAAVRRALEAAGVEFIDGDHPGVRLTR, via the coding sequence ATGACCCCCGATCAATCTCGGGCAGCCCGTGGACTGCTCGACTGGTCTCAGGCCGAATTGGCTGCTCGGTCCAATTTGAGCGAGAGCACTATTCGCGACTTCGAAAAAGGCCGCAGGATCCCTTCAATAAATAACTTGGCCGCGGTCAGACGTGCTTTAGAGGCCGCAGGGGTTGAATTCATCGACGGCGACCACCCCGGAGTTCGATTGACGCGCTAA
- a CDS encoding IS256 family transposase, which yields MTRDITPAGWPATGAVDEAFAEVRASFDRFCLAAGIEALGTMMEADVTAACGPRHGRDAARRAHRWGRTRGRIGFHGGKIEVERPRVRGVDGREVTIPSWETAAEEDWLGRWAMNLMLINVSTRRFGRAVRLPEGDVPAPPGSGVSKSAASRRFVALSAARLADFMAADLSALDLLVVQIDGLHLGDDLVLVAAIGVDGEGNKHPLALVEGATENAATVQALLDNLVSRGLDPTVPRLFIADGAKALSKAIRRTFGSAAAIQRCQIHKARNIMERLPKEHHAATRRVLRQAWELDDADKAEKLIRNLARRLDQQWPGVAASILEGLDEILTVVRLKLPKELRRSLACTNIAENMMGTIRRVTRNIKRWRDAGMALRWVAAGMIEANKGFRRLKAHKQLSVLRAALQARHNRMTINPVAHVTRAA from the coding sequence ATGACGAGAGATATCACACCGGCTGGTTGGCCGGCGACCGGGGCTGTGGACGAAGCGTTTGCAGAAGTGCGGGCGAGCTTCGATCGGTTCTGCCTTGCGGCAGGGATCGAGGCGCTCGGCACGATGATGGAGGCGGATGTCACGGCGGCCTGCGGGCCGCGCCACGGTCGCGACGCGGCGCGGCGGGCGCACCGTTGGGGCCGAACGCGGGGACGGATCGGCTTCCACGGCGGCAAGATCGAGGTCGAGCGCCCGCGGGTCCGGGGCGTGGACGGCCGCGAGGTCACGATCCCGAGCTGGGAAACGGCGGCGGAGGAGGACTGGCTCGGTCGCTGGGCGATGAACCTGATGCTGATCAATGTGTCGACGCGCCGGTTCGGCCGCGCTGTCCGGCTGCCCGAGGGTGACGTGCCGGCACCGCCCGGATCGGGGGTTTCGAAGTCGGCGGCCTCGCGGAGGTTCGTAGCGCTGTCGGCGGCGCGGCTGGCCGACTTCATGGCTGCCGATCTGTCCGCGCTCGACCTTCTGGTGGTCCAAATCGACGGGCTGCATCTCGGCGACGATCTCGTGCTGGTCGCCGCGATCGGAGTTGACGGCGAAGGCAACAAGCATCCGCTGGCTCTGGTGGAAGGGGCGACCGAGAACGCCGCAACGGTTCAGGCCCTGCTGGACAACCTGGTCTCGCGCGGGCTCGACCCGACGGTGCCAAGACTGTTCATCGCCGACGGCGCGAAGGCGTTGTCGAAGGCGATCCGCCGCACCTTCGGTTCGGCCGCTGCGATCCAGCGCTGCCAGATCCACAAGGCGCGCAACATCATGGAACGCCTGCCGAAAGAGCATCATGCGGCCACCCGTCGGGTGCTGCGCCAGGCCTGGGAGCTCGATGACGCCGACAAGGCTGAAAAATTGATCCGCAATCTCGCGCGTCGACTCGACCAGCAATGGCCCGGCGTAGCGGCCAGCATCCTCGAAGGCCTCGACGAAATCCTGACTGTCGTCCGGTTGAAGCTGCCGAAGGAGCTTCGTCGATCGCTCGCTTGTACCAACATCGCCGAGAACATGATGGGCACCATTCGCCGCGTCACGCGCAACATCAAACGCTGGCGGGATGCCGGCATGGCCTTGCGATGGGTCGCGGCCGGCATGATCGAGGCCAACAAGGGCTTCCGACGATTGAAGGCGCATAAGCAATTGTCGGTTTTGCGTGCGGCCCTTCAAGCTCGCCACAATCGCATGACGATCAACCCCGTTGCCCACGTCACGAGGGCCGCGTAA
- a CDS encoding heme-binding protein, with product MAELTLDSARKILDAAFAKAAGLKLKPLAVTILDARGVLKLGAAQDGTSLMRAEIAHGKAYGALAMGMGSRALFQRAQEQAYFINAVNTIAKGALVPVPGGVLIQDGATLLGAVGVSGDTSDNDEACAVAGIQAAGLKANAG from the coding sequence ATGGCTGAACTCACCCTCGACTCCGCCCGCAAGATCCTCGACGCCGCCTTCGCCAAGGCCGCCGGACTGAAGCTGAAGCCGCTGGCCGTCACCATCCTGGATGCGCGCGGCGTCCTCAAGCTCGGGGCGGCGCAGGACGGCACCAGCCTGATGCGCGCGGAGATCGCCCACGGCAAGGCCTATGGCGCGCTCGCCATGGGCATGGGATCGCGCGCCCTGTTCCAGCGCGCCCAGGAACAGGCTTATTTCATCAACGCAGTGAACACCATCGCCAAGGGCGCGCTGGTCCCGGTCCCTGGCGGCGTGCTGATCCAGGACGGCGCTACGCTACTCGGCGCGGTCGGCGTCTCCGGTGATACCTCGGACAATGACGAAGCCTGCGCCGTCGCCGGCATCCAGGCCGCCGGGCTGAAAGCGAACGCGGGATAA